In Ferrimicrobium sp., the sequence ATATTTCAGCGAGAATACGCATAGATTAGTGGCGTGAGCCAAGTATCAAAGCAGTCGGGAGCTGCGCTGTACCGGCAGGTCGCCGAGGACCTGCTCGCCCGCATCCAACGGGCGGAGCTGCGGCCGGGAGAACGACTGGCGCCCGAGGCGCAGTTGGCGACGCAGTACGGCGTGAACTGGCTCACGATCAGGCGTGCGCTGGAGGATCTCACCCGTGCCGGCAAGGTGCGAACCGAGCACGGGGTCGGCAGCTTGGTTGCCGTCCCCCCGATTCGTCACCGCATCGACGACGGCGCGGCGAGCCTGTCGGAGTCGATGGCCGAGCGCGGACTGACCGTCCGTCACCAGGTGCTGGCGGTCACCCGGCTCGATCAGACCAAGGAGAGCCCATTCCCCGACTTTCCCGGGCCCACGGTCCGGTTCTCCTTCGTCCGCTTGCTCGAGGAGCAGCCGTGGTCAGTCGGGGAAGTAGTGCTGCCGGCGTCC encodes:
- a CDS encoding GntR family transcriptional regulator, yielding MSQVSKQSGAALYRQVAEDLLARIQRAELRPGERLAPEAQLATQYGVNWLTIRRALEDLTRAGKVRTEHGVGSLVAVPPIRHRIDDGAASLSESMAERGLTVRHQVLAVTRLDQTKESPFPDFPGPTVRFSFVRLLEEQPWSVGEVVLPASLAPAYWDGRAPACSRRSPPNTDW